The Aspergillus luchuensis IFO 4308 DNA, chromosome 7, nearly complete sequence genome has a segment encoding these proteins:
- a CDS encoding GPI anchored serine-threonine rich family protein (COG:S;~EggNog:ENOG410PSZ4;~InterPro:IPR018466;~PFAM:PF10342;~SECRETED:SignalP(1-22);~TransMembrane:1 (n6-17c25/26o195-216i)), translating into MRFTEAVVAVAACLAQVQIAQAALAFTHWPTTIDAGAPTTLNWDSDSDAPVTITLRKGAAADLDTVQVLTKDAKGGSYTWTPDNSLEPGSDYAFQIDQDGQVNYSGLVTLNNDSERTAATSAASSTTSTQETTTASQTQTTPTPTPTDTAPRDEVNSVLPGNNATTNFTLDANHDSNSNVSSKSAMAAAMQNGGAPFQMVSLDLVLGIVAMGFYLVC; encoded by the exons ATGCGCTTTACAGAGgcagttgttgctgttgcggcGTGTCTGGCTCAAGTCCAGATTGCCCAGGCAGCCTTGGCTTTCACGCATTGGCCGACTACTATTGATGCCGGCGCCCCTACAACCTTGAACTGGGACAGTGACTCTGATGCT CCTGTTACGATCACCCTGCGTAAAGGAGCAGCCGCAGACCTCGACACTGTCCAAGTCTTGACCAAAGATGCAAAGGGAGGCTCTTACACTTGGACACCTGACAACTCTCTGGAACCAGGCTCAGATTATGCCTTTCAGATCGACCAGGATGGGCAGGTAAACTATTCGGGGCTAGTGACGTTGAACAATGACTCGGAAAGAACCGCTGCAACTTCAGCTGCAAGCTCAACTACCTCCACACAGGAGACGACAACAGCATCCCAGACACAGACTACACCAACTCCTACACCCACCGACACTGCTCCCCGGGATGAAGTGAACAGTGTTTTGCCTGGCAACAATGCGACAACGAATTTCACATTGGATGCCAACCACGACAGTAACTCCAATGTTTCCAGTAAGAGTGCCATGGCGGCGGCAATGCAGAATGGTGGCGCACCTTTCCAGATGGTCTCTCTTGATCTGGTCCTTGGCATCGTGGCTATGGGTTTCTATCTCGTCTGTTGA
- a CDS encoding uncharacterized protein (COG:S;~EggNog:ENOG410PWJW), giving the protein MNKHHSNPHHNNNIRAADLQTSIDPLRDPQRAPRVSLPHVETELNMHQYNGLFEIGTPERQKASAAEESSTETVVAPSPNGTNGIHNSISGDVPATEWSSAVGHAATGKSGRVIHNLQEEVARLTRDCSVYRSRAEETQRMNDAFKIQVQNMTERLRNLEQANETNLHSISRKDKKIEELRLEIQGEKDRRSHAEGEARKTTQLMDEARDDFHRKCAELQEISHHSRTQYDVLAKTGQRERAEHLKKLKVLRDDFVALKKRSDEKDTHVERLDELMAEKDRELESSRQKFEALFAEYEAYKRTQDEELRSLIESGREGEAKINAALAALQETQGQMKWAIQVKHQIKDAE; this is encoded by the exons ATGAATAAGCACCATTCTAATCCTCAtcacaataataatattcgtGCTGCAGATCTGCAAACAAGCATTGATCCACTTCGTG ATCCCCAACGAGCGCCTCGTGTGAGCTTACCACATGTGGAAACGGAATTGAACATGCATCAGTACAATGGCCTCTTTGAAATTGGTACCCCGGAGCGTCAGAAGGCATCCGCTGCGGAAGAGTCGTCCACAG AAACGGTAGTTGCCCCCTCACCGAACGGCACGAACGGTATCCACAATTCCATATCTGGCGATGTTCCGGCAACCGAATGGTCATCCGCCGTCGGCCACGCAGCGACGGGAAAGTCGGGACGGGTGATACACAATCTACAGGAGGAGGTTGCGCGTTTGACCCGCGATTGTAGCGTCTATCGCTCGAGGGCCGAGGAGACCCAGCGAATGAACGATGCGTTCAAGATCCAGGTCCAGAATATGACCGAACGACTCCGCAATCTCGAACAAGCGAATGAGACCAATCTGCACTCCATTTCACGGAAGGATAAGAAAATCGAAGAGCTTCGGTTGGAAATTCAAGGCGAAAAAGACCGGAGATCTCATGCTGAGGGAGAGGCTCGGAAGACAACTCAATTGATGGATGAAGCTCGAGACGATTTTCATCGGAAATGTGCCGAGCTCCAAGAAATCTCTCATCATTCTCGAACTCAGTATGATGTGCTGGCGAAGACCGGACAACGGGAACGGGCGGAACatctgaagaagctcaaggtgCTCCGGGATGATTTTGTCGCTTTGAAGAAACGAAGTGACGAAAAAGACACTCATGTAGAGCGCCTGGACGAACTGATGGCCGAGAAGGATCGTGAGCTTGAGAGCAGCAGGCAGAAGTTCGAGGCCCTCTTCGCCGAGTACGAAGCCTACAAACGCACCCAGGACGAAGAATTGAGATCCCTGATTGAAAGCGGACGTGAGGGTGAGGCCAAAATCAATGCGGCCCTTGCTGCGCTGCAAGAAACCCAGGGGCAGATGAAATGGGCCATTCAAGTCAAGCACCAAATCAAGGATGCCGAATAA